Genomic segment of Bifidobacterium lemurum:
CCACCTGCTGCAGTACGCGTCCTATCAGGAGCTTTCCGACGCGCTGGAGGAGGGGCTGGTCGACGGCATGGCCCTGGACGGCGCCATCGCCAAAACCTATATGAACGATGAGCGCCACACGTTGGACGACTTCAGCATCGATCCGCAGGAATACGGCGTCGCCACCCAGAAAGACTCCGATCTGAGCGAGCCGGTGGCCACGACGATCCAAAGCATGCTCGATGACGGCACCATCGACCAGCTCATCGACAAGTGGGACTGAGAAGGACTGAGAAGGAGCGACGAATATGGTGACCACCGAACCCATGTCCAAACGACTGAAAATCAAAATCGCCGCCCTGCTGGCCGTGGTGCTGGCAAGCGTGGCGGTCACCGGCCTGCTGCTGGCCGGCGTGCAGACCCAGCTGTCGCTGTCGGGATACACCGACGAGATGCGCCAGCAGAACGAACAGCTCAAGGAGACCCTGGAACAGGCCGATCTCGAGACGCAGGAAAGCACGGAAAGCTTCGACGAGACCTTCCGCTCGAAGGCCGAGTCCATCGCCTATATGGCCAACAACAACGCCGGATTCGAAGCCACCGACGCCAAGATGAAGGAGCTCAAAACGCTTCTCGCCGTCGACAACGTGCTGGTGGTGGCCGAGAACGGCGATGTGGTGGCCAAGGCGCAGGACACTCAGGCGGACTTCCACCACGCGCGCTTCAACCAGCTGCGCACGGTGTTCGAGACCGGCGAGCCGTCCGATGCCGTGGAGGTGAGCCTGCCCGACAAGGACTGGAACTACCGTTATTACGCGGCCGCAATCGACGACGACACCATGGCGGTGGTGGAGACCAGTCCCGAGCGCCTGGACGACATCATCGACTCCAGCAGCTCGCTGACCGCCACGCTCAAGGACATCACCGTCGGCCAGCAGGGCTACATGATGGCCGTGTCCGCGCAGGACTACACCGTGCAATACCATCCGAACGCGGATCTGATCGGCACGGACGCCCTGACGAACGGCCTGAACGTCGACGACCTTGAGGACGGCAAGTTCTTCCATATGAACTTCGACGGCACCCGCCTGTACAGCGGCGTGACCAAAATCGGCGACACCTACTACATCAGCTCCGTGCCGGAGCACACGCTGTCCGCCTCGCGCAACGTCACCGTGGGCGTGATTCTGTTCGCGTTCATCGTGGTGATGGCCGCCGTGGTGATGTACGGCGTGTTCGTGCTGCGCGACGACGAGAACCGCGGCCACCGCGACGAGGACCTGCTCGCGTTCGGCCCGCTGCGCTACAACCGCAAGGTCGGCGGCAAGGCGGCCGTGCTTTCCGTGGTGGGGCTTGTGGTGGTCATCGTGGTGTCCTTCTACATGCAGACGCTGTTCGCGCTGTCCAGCGAATCGCTGGTCAACGCCGACCGCGCCTCGTCCATCGCCCAGACCATGTCCAACACCACCAAGCGCGCGAACAGCCTCAAGCAGGAATACAACACCCGCTATCTCAACAAGGTCAAGGTCGCGGCGTATGTGCTCGACCAGAACCCCGAGCTGGCGAACAAGTCGGATCTGACCCAGCTGGCCGACGCGCTGGGCGTCGACATGATCAGCGTGTTCGACGAGGACGGCGTGCGCACCGCCTCCACCGAGCCGGACCGTTCGTTCACGCTCAGCGAGAATCCCGAGGACCAGTCCTACGCCTTCCGCCAGCTGCTGCAGGGCGTCGAATCGCTGGTGCAGGATCCGACCGAGGATGACAGCACCGGCGCGATGCGCCAGTACATCGGCGTGCCCACCTACGACGACGAGGGGCTGATCGACGGTCTGGTGCAGATCGCCGTCCACCCGCAGATGCTCGAGGAACTGCTCACCAGCGTGGAGATCGACAACGTGCTCGACGGCGTGCAGGTCGGCAAGGACGGTTTCGCCTTCGCGGTGAGCAAGAGCAACGGCAGGCTGGTCTACTTCCCCGACAGCCTCGTGCAGGGCAAGAAGGCCACCGCCGTCGGCATGACCGAGGCCCAGCTCAAGGGCGGCTATTCCGATTATCTGACGATCGCCGGCACGACCTACTACGCCTCGTCCGTGGAGACCTCGGACTACTACCTGTACGTCACGGGCGGCGATTCCGAGCTGATGGCCGAGCGTCTGCCGCTGACGCTCGCCACCGCCGGCATCGCGCTGGTGTGCCTGCTGCTGGTGTTCCTGATCCTCGCCTTCGAGCGTGACCCGAAGGCCCGTGCGAAGAAGGTCGCCGCCGGCGCCGGTGCGATCGGCGCGGCTGATGCGGCTGCCGAGCGCGCCTCCGCAGCGTCCGGATCCGAAGGCGATGCGAGCGTGCTCGACGCCCACGTGTTCGAGGTGCGGGTGCCCGGCACCGAACGCAGGATGAAAACCCAATCCGCCGCCAGCCGCTGGCTCAACCAGTCCTTCGACTGGGACGAGAAGACCCCGGAGGGCAAGCTGGGCACGGTGATGCGCTGGTTCTTCGGCCTGTTCGTCGTGATCGTGTTCATCGGCGTGATGTTCAAGGACGAGATCTTCGGCAGCCAGTCCGTGTTCTCCTACGTGCTCGGCGGCGGCTGGAACAAGGGCCTGAACATCTTCGCCATCACGGCGGCGCTGATGTCGGCCTGCGTGATCATCACCGTGGCCGGCGTGGCGCAGGAGCTGCTGCGCATGCTCACCGGCGTGCTCGGCGCGCGCGGCGAGACCATGGTGCGTCTGCTGTGCAGCGTCATCAAGTACGGCTCCATCATCGGCATCCTGTACTACTGCATGGCCCTGCTCGGCGTGGACACCGCCACGCTGCTCGCCTCCGCCGGCCTGCTCACGCTGGCCATCGGTTTCGGCGCCCAGCAGCTGGTCTCCGACATCCTCTCCGGCCTGTTCATCATCTTCGAAGGCGAGTTCCGCGTCGGCGACGTGATCCAGGTCGGCTCCATGGGCGGCACCGTGATCGAGATCGGCGTGCGCACCACGAAGATCGACGACGGCTCCGGCAACATCCTGGTGCTGCGCAATAGCGAGATCAGCAACGTGATGAACAAGACGAAGCTCGACTCCTACGCTTCGGTGGATGTGACGCTCGAATACGGCGAATCGCTGCCGCGCGTCGAGAACATCCTCGAACGCGAGCTGCCGAACATCAAGAAGCGTCTGCCGGCCATCCTCGACGGCCCGTTCTACAAGGGCGTCGCCGCGCTCAACCCGGACGGCACCGCGGTGATCCGCATCGTCGCGCGCTGCGTCGAAGGCAACCGCGGCCAGTTGGAACGCGACCTGAAGCGCGAGATGAAGCTCATCATCTCCAAGCATGGCATCCTCACGCCGTTCCAGCAGGTCGTGGTCCACGAGCCCGCGGAGGCGGCCAAGCCCTCGCTGTACGAGATGCGCGAGGCCGACCGTTTCAACGAGGAGCAGAAGGAATCCGCGAAGCTGATCGGCAATGAGGAGGACGACGACGAAAAGGAGTGAGTGACGTCTTCTTTGGGTGGCCGCGCGATAAGGTCGAGCGGCCACCTGACTCCATCGGGCGACCTCAACGTTTCAGCGTGAGGTCGCCCGTCGTCGTCTTGTTCGGCCATTGTGTTTACATCATTCGAACGGACCAGCCGCACCGAAACGCCCTCTCCGACAGGCCATGGAGAGTTTGGTGTGTCGGGCTTCCGAGCCCGGCTTGTTCAAAACGTTTGATTTGAGAGTTTGGTGTGCGAAATCGGCCGTGTTGGGCAAATCCGACACACCAAACTCCTTATCGCGCCGCCCGGGCCGCCTTTAGGGCCGGGGCGATGGAAACCGCCGGGTCGAGCAGCGGGATCAGCGTGCACTGGGTGGCGTGGTACAGGTCGGATTTGCCCGGCCAGACCGTGCCGATCACATGGTTGTCCTTATCGAGCTGATGGAACCAGGAGCCGTGCTCGTGGTCGATGAGGTATTCGTCGATATACTGCCAGAACGTGGCGTACCAATCCTTGAACACCTGCTTGCCGGTCACGCGGGCCAGCACCGCGGCCGTGTTCACGCCCTCGGCGAGCGTCCAGTGCATGCGGTCGGTGACCACGGGCTCGCCCTCCCAATCGGTGGTGTAGGCCAGGCCGATGGTTCCGTCGCGGTTCCAGGCGTCCTCGAGCGCGCGCAGGAACAGCCGTTCGGCGGCGTCGAGGTAGCGGTCCACCTCCTTCTGCGGCTTGCCGGAGCTTAAGGCGTACTGGGTGATGAGACGCGCCCATTCGATGCCGTGGCCCGGAGTCGCGCCATACGGCTTGAACTGGTCGTCGGGCTTGTCCTGATTGCATTCGAGGTCCGGCGACCAGTCGGCGTGGAAGTGCTCGGGGATGCGCCAGTCGTTATGCGAGGCCCAGTCGATGACGTGGTCGGCGATGCGTCCGGCCCGCGTGCGGTAGGTTTCGTCGCCGGTGACGTCGGCGACCGCGAGGAAGGCTTCGACGGTGTGCATATTGGCGTTGACGCCGCGGTACGGGTCGAGCTCGGTGAAGGCGGTGTCCCAGGTGTCGACCGCGAGTCCCGTCTCCTCGTCCCAGAAACGCCGGTCGAAGGTCGCCAGCGCCTCGTTGAGCAGTTCGCGCGCGCCGGGGCGGCCGATCAACGTGGCCGACGTGGCGGCCAGGATCACGAAGGCGTGCGTGTAGCAGATCTTGCCTTCGGCGGGAACGCCCTCGATGGAGACCTCCGGATACCATCCGCCGTTGGCGTCGTCGTGGAGCTGGCCGCGCAGGCCGTCAAGCGCGCGGTCCACCAGTTCCTCCGCGCCGTCCATGCCGTTGAGCGCGCCCAAAGTGTAGACGTGGGCCATGCGGCAGGTGATCCAGGTCTGGATGCCGTGGCTCGGGTCGGGGTCGCCCAGATCGTCCAGCCAGCAGGAGCCGCCGTTGGGGGCGGGGAAGTTGCGGCCGAAGGCCAGCAGTTCGGCGGTTTCGCGCTCGAGCAGCGCCTTGTTGGCGGCGGTGCCGTATTCGTATGATTCGTTGGTCATGATGGCGGTGGTCTCCTTCGACGTGGTGTATGGCCGACTTCGGTGAACGACCATATTGTATAAGAGTTGTTTATATATTAGCAGCTCTTATGAATAACGTCGCGGCATGTCGAAGAGACGATCCGCTTTCACGTATTTCAGCGCGGCAGCATCGCGGTGGGATTGCCGAGCGCGTGCTCGATGGCCAGCGCGACCGCGCCGCTAAGCACCTCGTCACCTCCCATGGTGTTGAGAGTCAGCCGCACCCGGGCCCGCAACGCCGGTGCCACGCGCTCGTCCACCACGGCCTTAGCGGCGGCCAGCAACGGTTCGCCGGCCTCCGCCATCAAATCACCCAACACGATGATCTCGGGATCGTAGGCGTTGATCACCGTGACGCAGCCATATCCCACATAGCGCCCCAACTCGCGCACATGGTCGAGCGCGTCCGCGTTCCCCGCGGCGGCCAGCGCGAACAGCGCGCGGCATGCCTCGATGGGGGAGAGCCGCTCCGCATCCTCCACCAGCGCCGGCGTGCTCGCGATCAGACGCTCGCGCACCGCCTCCGCCGAGCAGTACCGCTCCAGGCAGCCATGATTGCCGCATTTGCAGACCGGGCCGTTGATATCGATGGAGATATGGCCGATCTCGCCGGCGCCGCCATGGGCTCCGACCAGCAATTGCCCTTGGTCGATCACACCCAGACCCGTTCCCTCGCCGAGCAGCAGATAGGCGAGGGAATCGGCCATGCGGCATTGCGGATTGAGCAGTTGCTGGGCCAGCGCGCCGGCGCCGGCGTCGTGCGCGAGCACAACCGGCACCGCGAACGCGTCGACGAAGGCTTCGCGGAAGTTCACCGACTCCCAGTCGTTGGTCTGCGTGACCACCGCGATACGGCCGTCCTGCGGGAGATACGGGCCGGGAATGGTGATGCCGACGGCGACGATGGCATGGTCGGCCTCCAATCGCCCCCGGATCCAATCCTGGGCGCGGGCGACCACATCCTTGGCATGCTCACCCGTGCCGATGGACAGTTCGGCGCGCGAACCGGCCCCGTCGAGCGGATTGCCTTCAAGCGTGAACACGCCGGCCGTGATGGTGCTGCGTTCGAAGGTCACGCCGATCACGCGCAGGCCGGTGCCGTTAAGCGCGATGCCGATGGAGCGGCGGCCGGCGCGTCCGGGCATGTCGCCCACCTCGGTGATCGCGCCGAGGGCGATGAGGTCGCCGGTGATTTTGGTGATGGCGGTGGGGGTGAGCCCCGTCTCACGGGCGATATCCGCGCGCGAGCACACGCCGCGCCGGTAGAGGGCGCGCACCACACGTGAACGGTTGTATTCCGTCAGTGCGGAGAGGTTGCCGATGATGGGGTGCGGCTGGCTCATGGTTCTCGCGATTCCTTCGTGCGGGTGGACTGCTCCCATACTAATGCGTCGGGGACGCCGCGTCGGGCTACGCGGGAAGCGACGGCGTTCGCGGCGATATTCGCGTGGGGCTGCGTTTTTCGCGGTGCCTTCTGGGGTACAGTAGAAACCACGCAACAACCAAAGGAGGCGTATCATGGCTGATTTCGATTTGGGCGATGGCCTGCGCAAGGTGTTTCTCGCGGGCGTCGGCGCCCTGGCGACCACCTACGAGAAGGGCACGGAAATCGTCAACGAACTGGTGGAGAAGGGCGAGCTCACCGTTGAGCAGGGCAAGGCTCTGAACACCGAACTCAAGCGCAAGGTGACCGAGGCGGTGGACGACGCCAAGAAGTCCGCGGCCGAAGCCAGCGACAAGCCCGCCGAAGAGCAGGGCGACGCCGAGTGACCTCTGGGACCACGGAACCGTCGTCGACCCCGCTGCACAGCAGGGTCGACGCGGTTCTCAATCCTTCCGCGACGCAGGCGGGTTCCGAATCCCCCCTTCCCGCGGATGAGACCATCGGTCTGTTCACCGGTCGCAAGGACACGTTCTCCGAGCGGTACCATCTGACCCGGCGCGGCAAACTCAAGCGTCTGGCGCAGATCACGCGCATCGTCGAGCAGTTCGACATCCTGCATGGTCTGACGCCGGTGAAGATGCGTCTGATGTTCGAGGCGTTGGGCCCCACCTTCGTCAAGGTCGGGCAGATCCTGTCGATGCGCTCCGAGATGCTGCCGCAAAGCTTCTGCGACGAACTGGCGAAGCTGCGCGCCGACGCCGACCCCATGCCGTACGCCACGGTGCTGGAGGTGCTCGCCACCGAATACGGCCGCCCCGTCGAGGAGATCTTCTCCAACATCGACGCCAAGCCGTTGGGCTCCGCGTCGCTCGCGCAGGTGCACCGCGCCACGCTGACCACCGGCGAGGACGTGGCGGTGAAGGTGCAGCGCCCCGGCGTGCGCGAGACCATGGCGCAGGACGTCTCCATCATGCGTTCGATCGCCAAAACCGCCACCAAAGTGGTGCGTTCGGCGCAGATCGTCGACCTCA
This window contains:
- a CDS encoding phasin family protein, with the protein product MADFDLGDGLRKVFLAGVGALATTYEKGTEIVNELVEKGELTVEQGKALNTELKRKVTEAVDDAKKSAAEASDKPAEEQGDAE
- a CDS encoding mechanosensitive ion channel domain-containing protein, with translation MVTTEPMSKRLKIKIAALLAVVLASVAVTGLLLAGVQTQLSLSGYTDEMRQQNEQLKETLEQADLETQESTESFDETFRSKAESIAYMANNNAGFEATDAKMKELKTLLAVDNVLVVAENGDVVAKAQDTQADFHHARFNQLRTVFETGEPSDAVEVSLPDKDWNYRYYAAAIDDDTMAVVETSPERLDDIIDSSSSLTATLKDITVGQQGYMMAVSAQDYTVQYHPNADLIGTDALTNGLNVDDLEDGKFFHMNFDGTRLYSGVTKIGDTYYISSVPEHTLSASRNVTVGVILFAFIVVMAAVVMYGVFVLRDDENRGHRDEDLLAFGPLRYNRKVGGKAAVLSVVGLVVVIVVSFYMQTLFALSSESLVNADRASSIAQTMSNTTKRANSLKQEYNTRYLNKVKVAAYVLDQNPELANKSDLTQLADALGVDMISVFDEDGVRTASTEPDRSFTLSENPEDQSYAFRQLLQGVESLVQDPTEDDSTGAMRQYIGVPTYDDEGLIDGLVQIAVHPQMLEELLTSVEIDNVLDGVQVGKDGFAFAVSKSNGRLVYFPDSLVQGKKATAVGMTEAQLKGGYSDYLTIAGTTYYASSVETSDYYLYVTGGDSELMAERLPLTLATAGIALVCLLLVFLILAFERDPKARAKKVAAGAGAIGAADAAAERASAASGSEGDASVLDAHVFEVRVPGTERRMKTQSAASRWLNQSFDWDEKTPEGKLGTVMRWFFGLFVVIVFIGVMFKDEIFGSQSVFSYVLGGGWNKGLNIFAITAALMSACVIITVAGVAQELLRMLTGVLGARGETMVRLLCSVIKYGSIIGILYYCMALLGVDTATLLASAGLLTLAIGFGAQQLVSDILSGLFIIFEGEFRVGDVIQVGSMGGTVIEIGVRTTKIDDGSGNILVLRNSEISNVMNKTKLDSYASVDVTLEYGESLPRVENILERELPNIKKRLPAILDGPFYKGVAALNPDGTAVIRIVARCVEGNRGQLERDLKREMKLIISKHGILTPFQQVVVHEPAEAAKPSLYEMREADRFNEEQKESAKLIGNEEDDDEKE
- a CDS encoding ROK family transcriptional regulator produces the protein MSQPHPIIGNLSALTEYNRSRVVRALYRRGVCSRADIARETGLTPTAITKITGDLIALGAITEVGDMPGRAGRRSIGIALNGTGLRVIGVTFERSTITAGVFTLEGNPLDGAGSRAELSIGTGEHAKDVVARAQDWIRGRLEADHAIVAVGITIPGPYLPQDGRIAVVTQTNDWESVNFREAFVDAFAVPVVLAHDAGAGALAQQLLNPQCRMADSLAYLLLGEGTGLGVIDQGQLLVGAHGGAGEIGHISIDINGPVCKCGNHGCLERYCSAEAVRERLIASTPALVEDAERLSPIEACRALFALAAAGNADALDHVRELGRYVGYGCVTVINAYDPEIIVLGDLMAEAGEPLLAAAKAVVDERVAPALRARVRLTLNTMGGDEVLSGAVALAIEHALGNPTAMLPR
- a CDS encoding AGE family epimerase/isomerase; this encodes MTNESYEYGTAANKALLERETAELLAFGRNFPAPNGGSCWLDDLGDPDPSHGIQTWITCRMAHVYTLGALNGMDGAEELVDRALDGLRGQLHDDANGGWYPEVSIEGVPAEGKICYTHAFVILAATSATLIGRPGARELLNEALATFDRRFWDEETGLAVDTWDTAFTELDPYRGVNANMHTVEAFLAVADVTGDETYRTRAGRIADHVIDWASHNDWRIPEHFHADWSPDLECNQDKPDDQFKPYGATPGHGIEWARLITQYALSSGKPQKEVDRYLDAAERLFLRALEDAWNRDGTIGLAYTTDWEGEPVVTDRMHWTLAEGVNTAAVLARVTGKQVFKDWYATFWQYIDEYLIDHEHGSWFHQLDKDNHVIGTVWPGKSDLYHATQCTLIPLLDPAVSIAPALKAARAAR